The sequence CAACGGGGAGGGCTATTTTTTTGGGTCGTCCGTCACGGATTTGGAGACGATGATCTCTATCCTGCGGTTGCGTGAGCGGTTCTCGGCGGTGTCGTTGGGGGCCACCGGGTGGTACTCGGCATAGCCCACGGCGGATACCCTCCGGGGAGAAAGGTCATGCTTCTCGATAAGGTATCGTACGACCTCCGTGGCACGCCTCACCGAAAGCTCCCAGTTGGACCTGAATTCGGTGGTCGAGATGGGCATATCGTCCGTGTGACCTTCGACCCGCAGGGGATTGCTCACCGCGCTGATGACGGGTGCTATGGTGTCGAGCGTCCGTTTCGCCCCCGCTTTGAGGTCAGCCTTGCCAAGATCGAAGAAGGCCTCATCGAGGACCCTGATCACGATGCCCCGCTCGTCGGTGATGACGGAGATCTTCTTGTCAAGGCTATCGGTGCCCTCGAGCTTCCGTATCTCCTCCTCGAGCTTTTGCTTCACATCGTCTGCTGCCCCCGGGGTTTTGAGGGACACGTCGAAGGGGACATTCCCGGTCCCCGCGCCGGCGGACGCGACACTCGATCCCCCGGTGAATATCGACTTCAGATGGCCTGTCAGTTCCCTGTACTTCTCCGAGTCATGCTTGGAAAAGGTGTACATCATGATGAAAAAGGCGAGGAGCAGCGTGATGAGGTCCGAATACGTGATGAGCCAGCGTTCGAGGTTCTCATGCTCTTCGGGCTTTCTCTTCCGC comes from Syntrophorhabdus sp. and encodes:
- a CDS encoding OmpA family protein encodes the protein MRRKRKPEEHENLERWLITYSDLITLLLAFFIMMYTFSKHDSEKYRELTGHLKSIFTGGSSVASAGAGTGNVPFDVSLKTPGAADDVKQKLEEEIRKLEGTDSLDKKISVITDERGIVIRVLDEAFFDLGKADLKAGAKRTLDTIAPVISAVSNPLRVEGHTDDMPISTTEFRSNWELSVRRATEVVRYLIEKHDLSPRRVSAVGYAEYHPVAPNDTAENRSRNRRIEIIVSKSVTDDPKK